A stretch of Halococcus sediminicola DNA encodes these proteins:
- a CDS encoding sodium-dependent transporter, which yields MASESGAKTVREEWGTRFGFLMAMLGGMVGSGNIWRMPYTTGQNGGGAFLLAYIVLLFVIAVPGLMAESALGSYTKRGVIGAFKKTYGRGWSEGFGLVVVLTTIALASYYMPIVGQVIYYTIHSFLLTFSQSGFESVPFWNAFTASPLLTIGTHTLAVALVAGVLLFGIRRGIERVVKWMIPLLVITLIVVAVRGLTLPGATEGLAFALTPDWEYLVRGQTWIAALGQALFSTGLGWGIALTFGSYLRKNDDIPLGAGIFTAIGNTSIGLLAIFTVFPVVFAFGLEPTAGAELTFISLVSVFPQMAGGSIWAILFFVGFFFAAFSTALVIIEVAVTTVAEETRLDRTQTVLAVCTVIWLLGIPSAYSASFLGTMDFMFGNWGLPLATLLIIGTVGWKVGPERLRVIELNRNADVHIGSWWDPVIKYVVPVVMVFIMAYYLVTNIAASTMQTVGGVVLMAVLLVGAVLVMRTVRRRGRPGVDAGGD from the coding sequence ATGGCAAGCGAATCCGGAGCGAAAACCGTCCGTGAGGAGTGGGGCACCCGGTTCGGGTTCCTGATGGCGATGCTCGGCGGGATGGTCGGGTCGGGCAACATCTGGCGGATGCCGTATACTACGGGTCAAAACGGTGGCGGGGCCTTTCTGTTGGCGTATATCGTCCTGCTGTTCGTCATCGCGGTTCCGGGACTGATGGCCGAGAGTGCGCTCGGTTCGTACACCAAACGGGGCGTCATCGGCGCGTTCAAGAAGACCTACGGTCGTGGGTGGTCCGAAGGGTTCGGACTCGTCGTCGTCCTCACGACGATCGCGTTGGCATCGTACTACATGCCGATCGTGGGACAGGTCATCTACTACACCATCCACTCCTTTTTGCTCACCTTCTCTCAATCCGGCTTCGAGTCGGTGCCCTTCTGGAACGCCTTCACCGCCTCCCCGCTACTGACCATCGGGACGCACACGCTCGCCGTCGCGCTCGTCGCGGGGGTGCTCCTGTTCGGGATTCGCCGCGGCATCGAGCGCGTCGTCAAGTGGATGATTCCGCTGCTCGTGATCACCCTGATCGTGGTCGCCGTCCGCGGGCTGACGCTGCCCGGCGCGACCGAGGGCCTCGCCTTCGCGCTCACGCCCGACTGGGAGTACCTCGTGCGCGGCCAGACGTGGATCGCCGCGCTCGGACAGGCACTGTTCTCGACCGGTCTCGGCTGGGGCATCGCGCTCACCTTCGGGAGCTACCTCAGAAAGAACGACGACATCCCGCTCGGCGCGGGCATCTTCACGGCCATCGGCAACACGAGCATCGGTCTCCTGGCCATCTTCACGGTCTTTCCCGTCGTCTTCGCGTTCGGTCTCGAACCGACCGCCGGTGCCGAACTGACGTTCATCTCGCTGGTCAGCGTCTTCCCGCAGATGGCCGGCGGCTCGATCTGGGCGATCCTCTTCTTCGTCGGCTTCTTCTTCGCGGCTTTCTCGACCGCGCTCGTCATCATCGAGGTCGCCGTGACGACAGTCGCCGAGGAGACGCGACTCGATCGCACGCAAACCGTGCTCGCCGTCTGCACCGTCATCTGGTTGCTCGGCATCCCGAGCGCCTACTCGGCGAGTTTCCTGGGGACGATGGACTTCATGTTCGGCAACTGGGGACTGCCGCTGGCGACGCTGTTGATAATCGGCACCGTCGGCTGGAAGGTCGGCCCCGAGCGCCTGCGTGTCATCGAACTCAACCGCAACGCCGACGTCCACATCGGGTCGTGGTGGGACCCCGTCATCAAGTACGTCGTCCCGGTGGTCATGGTGTTCATCATGGCCTACTACCTCGTGACGAACATCGCCGCCTCGACGATGCAAACGGTGGGTGGCGTCGTCCTCATGGCCGTGTTGCTCGTCGGCGCGGTACTCGTTATGCGCACCGTGCGCCGGCGCGGGAGACCCGGCGTCGATGCGGGGGGTGACTGA
- a CDS encoding glycine betaine ABC transporter substrate-binding protein: MRTRRELLRAGGAAVAVAGMGATAGCASVFGATRSGTVQVSSARYPESILLSYMALESLRANTDLTVVDETALGGTPMNFRATTDGEVGLYWMYTGGAWTTLPPVKDRVISNPEKLYRAVKRKMQRQHDLVYLNRAPYNNTYILITTPEWAKKTGVKTMTDFAEYVNEGNTGFTTVMGPEFRTRPDGWPGLANHYGFADSLGALNLRSVGPSLTYQIIATSGAEVGVGYSTNPNIGRYGLETIADDERFFPPYNPAPLINGETMAENPSMRAPLNAIGPTIDSTDTIMRLNGEVTLKNRNPQTVAREYLRAEGLL; encoded by the coding sequence ATGAGGACGCGGCGTGAACTGTTGCGGGCCGGTGGCGCGGCGGTCGCGGTCGCCGGCATGGGAGCAACGGCGGGCTGTGCAAGCGTCTTCGGGGCCACCCGGTCCGGGACGGTGCAAGTGAGTTCGGCGCGTTATCCCGAGAGCATCCTACTCAGCTACATGGCGCTCGAATCGCTGCGGGCGAACACCGACCTCACAGTAGTAGACGAGACGGCGCTCGGCGGCACGCCGATGAACTTCCGGGCGACCACGGACGGCGAAGTCGGTCTCTACTGGATGTACACCGGGGGCGCGTGGACGACCCTTCCTCCGGTCAAGGACCGCGTCATCAGCAATCCCGAGAAGCTCTACCGTGCCGTCAAGCGCAAGATGCAGCGCCAACACGACCTCGTCTATCTGAATCGTGCCCCGTACAACAACACCTACATCCTCATCACCACGCCCGAATGGGCGAAGAAGACGGGTGTAAAGACGATGACCGATTTCGCCGAGTACGTCAACGAGGGCAACACGGGTTTCACGACCGTGATGGGACCGGAGTTCCGTACGCGACCCGACGGCTGGCCGGGACTGGCGAACCACTACGGCTTCGCCGATTCGCTCGGTGCGCTGAACCTCCGCAGCGTCGGGCCGTCGCTCACCTACCAGATCATCGCCACCAGCGGGGCCGAAGTCGGCGTCGGCTACAGCACCAACCCCAACATCGGCCGGTACGGGCTAGAGACCATCGCCGACGACGAGCGCTTCTTCCCGCCGTACAACCCCGCACCGCTGATCAACGGCGAGACGATGGCCGAAAACCCGTCGATGCGCGCGCCGCTGAACGCCATCGGACCGACCATCGACAGCACCGACACGATAATGCGCCTCAACGGCGAGGTAACATTGAAGAACCGCAACCCGCAGACGGTCGCCCGCGAGTATCTCCGTGCCGAAGGGCTGCTCTGA
- a CDS encoding DUF7388 family protein, producing the protein MSDLSTFVSGFDGVALKPTELDVASVDLAGAERVIVDYEGREHVPGPEVLADVARETDLFVTTPVRADGFDPLGDDHLSRALPESVGRVLVAGNPAYLTDTERARAIAPRIGAARERAPAAWVGTEGVGRIALAAGGTQFELLAPTTVREVRALRAAGFEGTLAVYAPVVRSADEDALLDALGAYVARRGSVAAALDDARPEGVRTAPDGMRTDAGVSGAPRSVLLSAIERFALVGEDEDIDERIGELRSVGVDTIVGYPARGPAALGR; encoded by the coding sequence GTGAGTGATCTCTCGACGTTCGTGAGCGGGTTCGACGGCGTCGCACTCAAACCGACCGAACTCGACGTCGCATCGGTCGATCTCGCTGGCGCCGAGCGCGTCATCGTCGACTACGAGGGCCGCGAGCACGTCCCCGGCCCCGAGGTGCTCGCCGACGTCGCCCGCGAGACGGACCTGTTCGTCACGACGCCGGTCCGGGCCGACGGGTTCGACCCGCTCGGCGACGACCACCTCTCACGGGCGCTTCCCGAAAGCGTCGGCCGGGTGCTCGTCGCGGGCAATCCCGCCTATCTCACCGACACGGAGCGGGCGCGCGCCATCGCCCCACGCATCGGTGCGGCCCGCGAGCGCGCACCGGCGGCGTGGGTCGGCACCGAGGGCGTCGGACGGATCGCGCTGGCGGCCGGCGGCACTCAGTTCGAACTGCTCGCGCCGACGACCGTCCGCGAGGTGCGCGCGCTCCGCGCGGCGGGCTTTGAGGGTACCCTCGCCGTCTACGCCCCCGTGGTGCGCAGCGCCGACGAGGACGCACTCCTCGACGCGCTCGGGGCCTACGTCGCCCGCCGCGGTTCGGTTGCCGCCGCCCTCGACGATGCACGTCCGGAGGGAGTGCGGACCGCCCCGGACGGCATGCGAACCGATGCCGGAGTGAGCGGCGCACCCCGGTCGGTGCTGCTTTCGGCCATCGAACGGTTCGCGCTCGTGGGAGAGGACGAGGACATCGACGAGCGCATCGGCGAACTGCGGTCGGTCGGTGTCGACACCATCGTCGGCTATCCGGCACGCGGACCCGCGGCGCTCGGTCGCTAG
- a CDS encoding CBS domain-containing protein has product MSVRARDIMTSEVETVAPDEEISTVLTRLSRADFNGFPVVDDGRLVGIVTQGDLVKLFQPSDRTLWIPIGLPPFIEPIDYAFDFSWDDLDVNLDLAKHAGKPISSVMTEDVVTVGPDAGVDEVLSVLADEERNINRVPVIDGEDLVGIITREDLLRTLDRERE; this is encoded by the coding sequence ATGTCCGTTCGCGCGCGTGACATCATGACGAGCGAGGTCGAGACCGTCGCTCCCGACGAGGAGATCAGCACCGTGCTGACGCGGCTCTCGCGGGCCGATTTCAACGGTTTTCCCGTCGTCGACGACGGCCGCCTCGTCGGCATCGTCACACAGGGCGACCTCGTGAAACTCTTCCAGCCGAGCGACCGCACACTCTGGATCCCGATCGGCCTGCCACCGTTCATCGAGCCGATCGACTACGCTTTCGACTTCTCGTGGGACGATCTCGACGTCAACCTCGATCTGGCGAAACATGCCGGCAAGCCGATCAGCAGCGTGATGACCGAAGACGTCGTCACCGTCGGGCCGGACGCCGGCGTGGACGAGGTACTCTCGGTGCTGGCCGACGAAGAGCGCAACATCAATCGCGTGCCGGTGATCGACGGCGAGGATCTCGTCGGCATCATCACCCGCGAGGACCTCCTGCGGACGCTCGATCGCGAGCGCGAGTAG
- a CDS encoding penicillin acylase family protein, producing MARELTRRALVGAILAGGGAVGALSPVRGYLERFAPLTGSAWDSTERERETVESPHGSATVRYDDYGTPHIDAENEDALYFAVGYAQARDRAFQMDLQRRQMRGRLSEVVGDATLDSDVFHTKMDFDGAARANVALLDETKAGALGETYAGGVNAVLTDDPSAIEFSLLEYEPEPWKPVDTMLLQKQIAWTLTGSFRTLRKALVADRLGSGAARELYPDRFDHDSPIIRRQRAAESSNGSVSGKHAVDPEFVDWLSSYESPAGIGSNSWVVSGEQTKNGLPIVANDPHLSLMAPPVWYEMNLRTDDVSVRGVTFPGVPFVVIGENDAGVWGFTNTGADVIDFYRYDTRDGQYRYKNEWRDFDTEQRELPVNDGENRMVTVKKTVHGPVIEREGSRVGVAWTGLSAERTPQAIYEYSHSDGLDDVLDATKKFDTPTQNLVYADRDGNTLYAVTGRIPIRTVDGEEVSGARIFDGSAGEGEWEGFTPYGRSSWKGFISFEEKPGVVNPDYIGTANQRVVDDPAHYIAEAYSDPYRGIRIYDLLDRRAKSDEPIDRAFVKRMQRDTLDLRARALVPPLVAAARDADDTDELERYVNALDSWNHRMERDSFAALVFVRWFEQYREATFGPEFRAAGLDEPYFPADWVLQHLDRESRWFGAGSRATVMVEALQEAVATIQDNGEERYGDYNTTGAMDHPLGLGFLGYPAEPTDGSRATVNNYAVENPTGSSWRMVVPMAGNSRAILPGGNSGDYFSPHYDDQLQMWADGEYKSMSRQLRGTPTYTFERGNE from the coding sequence ATGGCACGCGAACTCACGCGCCGCGCGCTCGTCGGGGCGATCCTGGCGGGCGGCGGCGCGGTCGGTGCGCTCTCGCCGGTGCGTGGCTATCTCGAACGGTTCGCGCCGCTCACGGGGTCGGCCTGGGACTCGACCGAACGCGAGAGGGAGACCGTCGAGAGCCCGCACGGGAGCGCCACGGTGCGCTACGACGACTACGGAACACCCCACATCGACGCCGAGAACGAGGATGCGCTCTACTTCGCGGTCGGCTACGCGCAGGCACGCGATCGCGCCTTCCAGATGGACCTCCAGCGCCGTCAGATGCGCGGGCGGCTCTCGGAGGTCGTCGGCGACGCGACACTCGATTCGGATGTCTTCCACACGAAGATGGATTTCGACGGCGCGGCACGGGCGAACGTCGCGCTGCTCGACGAGACGAAGGCGGGAGCACTCGGCGAGACCTACGCCGGGGGTGTCAACGCGGTGCTGACCGACGATCCCTCGGCGATCGAGTTCTCGCTGCTCGAGTACGAGCCGGAGCCCTGGAAACCGGTCGATACGATGCTGTTACAAAAACAGATCGCCTGGACGCTCACAGGGAGCTTTCGAACCCTCCGAAAGGCGCTCGTCGCCGACCGGTTGGGCAGCGGGGCGGCGCGTGAACTCTACCCCGACCGTTTCGATCACGACTCGCCGATCATCCGCCGGCAGCGCGCAGCGGAGTCGTCGAACGGATCGGTGTCGGGGAAGCACGCCGTCGATCCAGAGTTCGTCGACTGGCTGAGCAGCTACGAATCCCCGGCGGGGATCGGTTCGAACAGCTGGGTCGTCTCGGGCGAGCAGACCAAAAACGGCCTGCCGATCGTGGCGAACGACCCGCATCTGAGCCTGATGGCCCCACCGGTCTGGTACGAGATGAACCTTCGGACCGACGACGTGAGCGTGCGCGGCGTGACCTTTCCGGGGGTTCCGTTCGTCGTCATCGGCGAGAACGACGCCGGCGTGTGGGGCTTTACCAACACCGGCGCGGACGTGATCGATTTCTATCGGTACGACACTCGTGATGGCCAGTACCGATATAAAAACGAGTGGCGCGACTTCGACACCGAGCAGCGCGAACTCCCCGTCAACGACGGTGAGAACCGGATGGTGACGGTGAAAAAGACCGTTCACGGGCCGGTCATCGAGCGTGAAGGCAGTCGCGTCGGCGTCGCCTGGACGGGACTGTCGGCCGAACGCACGCCACAGGCGATCTACGAGTACAGCCACAGCGACGGGCTTGACGATGTGCTCGACGCCACGAAAAAGTTCGACACGCCGACACAGAACCTCGTCTATGCCGACCGCGACGGCAACACGCTCTACGCCGTCACTGGCCGGATCCCGATCCGTACTGTGGACGGGGAAGAGGTCTCCGGAGCGCGGATCTTCGATGGCTCCGCGGGTGAGGGCGAGTGGGAGGGGTTCACCCCCTACGGGCGCTCCTCCTGGAAGGGGTTCATCTCGTTCGAGGAGAAGCCCGGCGTCGTCAACCCCGACTACATCGGGACGGCGAACCAGCGCGTCGTCGATGATCCGGCACACTACATCGCCGAGGCGTACTCCGATCCCTACCGTGGCATCCGGATCTACGATCTGCTCGATCGGCGAGCGAAATCCGACGAACCGATCGACCGTGCGTTCGTGAAGCGCATGCAGCGCGACACGCTCGATCTTCGGGCACGAGCGCTCGTTCCGCCGCTCGTCGCGGCCGCACGCGATGCGGACGACACCGACGAACTGGAGCGCTACGTCAACGCGCTCGATTCCTGGAACCACCGGATGGAGCGCGATTCGTTCGCGGCGCTCGTGTTCGTCCGCTGGTTCGAGCAGTACCGCGAGGCGACGTTCGGCCCGGAGTTCCGCGCTGCTGGCCTGGACGAACCGTATTTCCCGGCCGACTGGGTGCTCCAGCATCTCGATCGGGAGAGCCGATGGTTCGGCGCGGGTTCGCGGGCAACGGTGATGGTCGAGGCTCTGCAGGAAGCTGTCGCGACGATCCAGGACAACGGCGAGGAGCGATACGGCGACTACAACACGACCGGCGCGATGGACCACCCGCTGGGCCTCGGCTTCCTCGGCTATCCTGCCGAACCGACCGACGGCTCGCGCGCGACGGTGAACAACTACGCCGTCGAGAACCCCACCGGCAGCAGCTGGCGGATGGTCGTGCCGATGGCCGGCAACTCCCGAGCGATCCTTCCCGGCGGGAACTCGGGGGACTACTTCTCGCCGCACTACGACGACCAGCTCCAAATGTGGGCCGACGGCGAGTACAAGTCCATGTCACGGCAGCTCCGCGGAACCCCGACCTACACCTTCGAGCGAGGGAACGAATGA